Proteins encoded by one window of Bacteroidota bacterium:
- a CDS encoding restriction endonuclease — protein MKIKLNQLNYLIGHIDLKKAVGELYIENENVFSVLTILIAVRKSQNKKAIRNLKIVSVNSYLETPELIYEFIIESGLAKVFQNKHVTNLVDYVFGVEVGLDSNARKNRTGKQMEFTVAKIFSNNNIVFEREVEHTNFPELLSLGEDVKRFDFVIKSNSMTYLIEANYYNTGGSKPNETARAYTDIAPKINQYDNFEFVWITDGYGWLSAKNKLGEAYNNIPKVYNLTSIAEFIKEIKNT, from the coding sequence TAATTGGGCATATTGATTTGAAAAAAGCTGTTGGAGAACTATATATTGAAAATGAAAATGTTTTTTCAGTATTAACAATATTGATAGCTGTTAGAAAAAGTCAAAACAAAAAAGCAATAAGAAATCTCAAAATAGTATCGGTAAATTCATATTTAGAAACACCTGAATTAATATATGAATTTATAATTGAAAGTGGTTTAGCTAAAGTTTTTCAGAACAAACATGTAACAAACCTCGTTGATTATGTTTTTGGTGTGGAGGTTGGCTTGGACAGCAATGCGAGAAAAAACAGAACCGGAAAACAAATGGAATTTACTGTTGCTAAAATTTTCAGTAATAATAATATAGTATTTGAAAGAGAAGTTGAACATACAAATTTTCCTGAATTGTTGAGTTTAGGCGAAGATGTTAAAAGATTTGATTTTGTAATAAAAAGTAATTCAATGACTTATTTAATCGAAGCAAATTATTATAATACCGGAGGTTCAAAACCTAATGAAACAGCAAGGGCTTATACAGATATTGCACCAAAAATAAATCAATATGACAATTTTGAATTTGTATGGATTACGGATGGGTATGGTTGGTTAAGTGCAAAAAATAAATTAGGAGAAGCATATAATAATATTCCAAAAGTTTATAATCTAACAAGTATAGCTGAGTTTATTAAGGAAATAAAAAACACTTGA